In the genome of Candidatus Sysuiplasma jiujiangense, the window AGTGCTCGTCATCACAAGCAGAAGGCTGGCGAGCGAAATCGCAGTGAAACGCATCGAAATCTGCAGTCCATATATGATGCTCTGCAGTGTGAGGGCGGGTACGTAGCCCATGTATGAAAAATACGACGGCCAGATCCACAGCGTGGTGAAGTGATGTGTGTGCAATGCGATGGCAAGCACAACAGGAGGTGTGAACGGAGCATATCCCCATGCCACGCCCACAACGGTCGTGATTGTAAGGTAGACAGCAAGCAGAAACTTTCTCTTCCCGTCGCGGAGAGTGAGATATGAAAGCGCAATAGCCGCCGTGATGATGGCGCCAACCCACCAGATGGCTGCTGCCGACACAATCATCACAATGATACTCATGGCTATCTTCGTGACCGGGTTCAGGCGGTAGTAAAAACTGTCATGCTTCTCGAATCTGGTAATCTCCTTGAAACCGGAAAGGCCAATCGCCCTGAGAACGACGAGCAACGGAAGCCCGACGCCGAACGATATCAGAAGCCAGCTTATGACGTTCACAAATATAATTCCAGCCAGTCCCATTAACCGCACCTGACCAGAAAATCGCTAGGCGGAATTATTCCGTATTTTTCGCTCTCCCTGAAGCATTCCTCCGGTGTCCCCTCTATGACCTTCTTTCCGCCATCCATGATCATCATCATGTTTGCGTGTCTGTAAACGAATCTTGCGTCGTGAGTGACAACTACAAATGAAACCCCCTGACTCCTGAGGGATGAGAGCTCCTTGCCGAGCATTTCCCTGTGATAGAAGTCCTGCCCGGATGTGGGTTCATCCATCATTACTATCCTCGCCCCCGAAGAGAGCGCAGATGCCATGGCCACCCTTCTTCTCTGGCCAAAGCTCAATGTCAGCGGATCTCTGTCCTTCACTTCCCAGAGTGAGAACATCTTCAGAAAGTATTCTGTCCTTTCCCTCAGCTGTTTCCTGTCAGTCCTGCCACGTTTCCTCATGGAATATGATATTTCGTCCTCAACTGTGCTGTTTATCAGGACGATGTCAAAGGCCTGCGGGATATATGCTATATGCCTGCCGACCTCCTGGACGGACGAGAAACTCAGATCATTGTCACCGACCCGCAGAGAAATCTCGGCCTTCAGTCTCATGTCAAGCATTCCGCAGAGCGAATTCAGCAATGTGGACTTTCCGGCCCCGTTGCGACCCATTATCGCAAGCATTTCTCCTTCAAAGAGCGAGAAACCGGTGTCCACTAGCGGGCATGGCCTGTCAGAATGAACGATGGAATGCGCATTCAACACCATCTTTCCAGTCACAGACCTGTCGGGTGATCTGAAGTTCAGACCGCTTTCGGCAGCTATCTTTCTCACACTCTGAACATCTGTAGCATCGATTCCAAGCTTCCTTGCGACGAGGTAATGCTCCGGAATTTCAATGCCTGCAGAAATGAGATCTTCCAGATGATCGGGAAGATCCTTCTTTTCTATGTCGAGCGTTATCCTGCCCCCGTCAACCAGGATTATTCTGTCAACAAACGTAAGAACTCTTTCTACCTTGTGCTCGACAACCAGTATCGTCTTCTTACGGGCCAGCGATTTGAGCAATTCGAAGATCTTTTCCGTGCCTTCCGGATCTATATTGGAGGTTGGTTCGTCAAGTATCAGTATTTCCGGTTTCATCGCCAGCACGGATGCGAATGCCAGTCTCTGCATCTCTCCTCCTGACAGAGTATATGTTTCCCTGTCAAGCATCGTATTCATTCCTGTGATGTCTATCGCCTCCTTTACACGCGAGGCGATTTCCTCCGGCTGAAGACAGAGATTCTCAGGTCCGAATGCCACCTCCTCCTCTACGGTGTAATTCAGCACCTGTGTAGTCGGATCCTGCAACAGGGTACCGACATGGGAAGAGATTTTGAAGAGCGGTGTATCGCCGACTGTCAGTCCGCTTGTCATGACGGTCCCGGAAAGGTTTCCGTGGAAGATGTGCGGTATGACACCGTTGATACAGTTGACAAGCGTCGACTTGCCAGAACCCGATCTGCCGGTTATCAGTATCACTTCTCCCTCGCCGGCCTCGAATCTGTCCGCTTCCAGGGAACTTTCCGGAGCCCCTGTGTAGGAGAAAGAGAGATCCCGCACGAGTATGCGGCCACTTCCCGGAGACGATGGCTCTTCCCGAACGCCGCTTTCCCCACCAGTACCTAATCTGTGAACCACCTGCAATTTCTTACCTGCCCTTTCAGACACCCCTGTTCATTTCAGTGTCCTATTGCCTTCACTATCCTGACAGACGCCAGCGCCGCGAGCACACCGATTACAATGTCTCCAGGAATGAACGCATAGAGATCGAAGAACACCTTCGCCCAGTCCACGACTCCGCCGTAAAGGAATGGAGAGAAGAATGCCCTGTAGAGCAGGGCGTCCGGAAATGCCAGGAGTGCAGCCAGTGTTCCTCCCTCGACGATCGCCTTGAATGTGGTAGAATGTACGAACTCGTTAATGGCTGAGAGATAATTACCGCCGCTCAGTCCGCTTTTGCTTTCGGGGGACACCTGTTTGCCTGCGACAACAGTATCGCTCTCTTCCCCGGAACCGCCAGTCACTCCCGCCTTCCGGCCCGTGAATGAGTTTATCCTGTTCCCCAGAACACCGAAAAGGTTGCCTCCAGTCATTGCTATGAACAGATCTATGAGCAGACCGTAGGTCAGTACTTCATAGATCGTGTATATCGGCTCACCGCCGAAGCCGTAGCTTATTATGTCGCTGAGGAAGTTGAATATGAAGAGTGTCGACATTCCTACGCCGACCTTTCTTACAAGAGCTGCAACTATGAACAGTATGAATATCCTGCCCCAGAATCCGACACTGATGAAAGGTGTACTGGGCAATGCTCTGCTTATGAATCCTGCAAGATAGAATTCCCAAACGACCGCAAATGCAGAACCTATGCCTATGTAGACAAGATCAAGCGTCGTAAACTTCTTCAATCCGCCGTATTTCTTTCCGAGTATGAATGCAGCCCCGATCGCAACCACGAAGTATAGCAGAACCAGCTCCCATGGTATCTCTCCAGGTGCATTCACTATCCCACTAATTCCGTTGAACCCCAAACTTTTCACCCTGACAACAGACATCTTCAAGCGTGTATAAGCAAAAACTGCACATAGTCTAAGGTCTGCTTTGTTAACTACATAGACCAATCAGAACGCTGCTGCCGGAGTCTGCACAGAAACTGAAAATTTGTTCTGCCGCCCGGCAATAGAATGCGGTCTGTCCGAATTCTTAAATAAGACTCATTCGCAGCATATGTTTTCAATCGCTCTACATAGTCCAATTAGTCCAATATATACTAAATCGGCCTGACATAAGTACCGCTTCGTTTCTCAGTCATCTTATGATATCTTTGAAAGAAAATAGCGATCTGGTCGATAGTTCGAAACTTCAGGGTTTCGTCACTCCGCGTTATGACGGCAACTGTATCTCCAACATACCCGATACTATTTTCAAGCTTCTTCATCTCAGATACCACAACCCGCTCCGGATGGATCCCATTTACGACGTAGGCGACGATACAGAAAATGTAATACTGCTGCTCCTTGACGGTGTCGGTTTCAAGTTGCTGGAATACGCCGAATCCAAATTCAGGGTACCTTCCCTTGACAGCACTTTCGGCAGATCCTTCAACGGCTCAATAACGAGTGTATTCCCCTCTACGACCGCGACTGCGCTTACGACATTAAACACCGGCCTGACGCCGCAGGAGCACGGGATACTGGGTTATACCTCGTATTTCAGGAACTTTGGCTCAATCGTGAACATGCTCAAGTTTGCGCCCATAAGCAACGAGGAAGTTTCGCTGTTTGATGGCGGGATGGAGCCATGGATGATAGTGCCTGGAATCACCATACATGAAAAGCTCCGCAAGGAAGGCATTGATCCTTACATGTATGTGAGCAATTCAATAAGGGACAACGGTCTGTCGAACGTGGTAAACAGAGGGGCCGAGGTGGTACCGCATTTTTCAGCTGCAGACATGTTCGTTCAGCTTAGAAAGAATCTCATAAAGAAAAGAACCGGAACGTTTCATTTTGCGTATCTCTCAACTCCAGACAGGATTGCCCACATGCGCGGGCCTTTCACAGAAGAGTTCGGGGGGGAGGTAAATTCGATATTCCACTCACTGAAAAATGAATTGTTTGACAAACTTGACAGTGAAATTGGAAAAAAGACAACTATCATTGTCTCTGCCGACCATGGTCATGCACAGATTTCCAGGGAAAACGTGTTTGACCTTGCAAAAAACAGGGAACTTTCGGACATGCTCGCACGGCCGCCGACAGGGGATTCCAGGGCGTTTTTCATGAGTGCAAAAACAGGCTGCTCGGATGCCATAATAGATTACTTCGGAAGATATCTGGAGAATTCATTTAGCGTCTTCAGATCGAAGGATTTCCTGGATATGGGAATACTTGGTGACGGTACTCCGTCCGCTGAAACGGTTGATCGCATAGGCGACATTGTTGCAGTCGCAAGGAATAATGCTGCTTTCGAAAATTCTTTTCTTTCGACGATTCAGAAGTCAAACGGAACATGGCTGGAAGGCAGGCATGGCGGTCTCAGCGAAAATGAAATGCTTGTGCCCATAATTGCCTCGCGCCTGAACTCGCCATGATGTCCTTGCCGCCAGATCAGTGCGCTGGAGTGAAGTTAGCACTTTAATCAGATTCATTGTCCCTGAAATAACCATTAGGTCACCGGCAGTAAATCATGCAGATCGCTATATAATCTAATCAGGACACATATTTTAGTCCCCTCTCAATTCT includes:
- a CDS encoding energy-coupling factor transporter transmembrane protein EcfT; translated protein: MGLAGIIFVNVISWLLISFGVGLPLLVVLRAIGLSGFKEITRFEKHDSFYYRLNPVTKIAMSIIVMIVSAAAIWWVGAIITAAIALSYLTLRDGKRKFLLAVYLTITTVVGVAWGYAPFTPPVVLAIALHTHHFTTLWIWPSYFSYMGYVPALTLQSIIYGLQISMRFTAISLASLLLVMTSTPSEILRSLNRLGVPIAFTFSIVVAMKTIPRIFEAMEAAIKIQFMRGLGSGSFRVFRPIYYLVAAIASIVPVLVFILRGARDTAISADTRAFRAYDRMTYMKPVSFSRADYYSFAVMLLIVVTAGIAIASGFGRALPYLS
- a CDS encoding ATP-binding cassette domain-containing protein; translated protein: MLVRDLSFSYTGAPESSLEADRFEAGEGEVILITGRSGSGKSTLVNCINGVIPHIFHGNLSGTVMTSGLTVGDTPLFKISSHVGTLLQDPTTQVLNYTVEEEVAFGPENLCLQPEEIASRVKEAIDITGMNTMLDRETYTLSGGEMQRLAFASVLAMKPEILILDEPTSNIDPEGTEKIFELLKSLARKKTILVVEHKVERVLTFVDRIILVDGGRITLDIEKKDLPDHLEDLISAGIEIPEHYLVARKLGIDATDVQSVRKIAAESGLNFRSPDRSVTGKMVLNAHSIVHSDRPCPLVDTGFSLFEGEMLAIMGRNGAGKSTLLNSLCGMLDMRLKAEISLRVGDNDLSFSSVQEVGRHIAYIPQAFDIVLINSTVEDEISYSMRKRGRTDRKQLRERTEYFLKMFSLWEVKDRDPLTLSFGQRRRVAMASALSSGARIVMMDEPTSGQDFYHREMLGKELSSLRSQGVSFVVVTHDARFVYRHANMMMIMDGGKKVIEGTPEECFRESEKYGIIPPSDFLVRCG
- a CDS encoding alkaline phosphatase family protein, yielding MKENSDLVDSSKLQGFVTPRYDGNCISNIPDTIFKLLHLRYHNPLRMDPIYDVGDDTENVILLLLDGVGFKLLEYAESKFRVPSLDSTFGRSFNGSITSVFPSTTATALTTLNTGLTPQEHGILGYTSYFRNFGSIVNMLKFAPISNEEVSLFDGGMEPWMIVPGITIHEKLRKEGIDPYMYVSNSIRDNGLSNVVNRGAEVVPHFSAADMFVQLRKNLIKKRTGTFHFAYLSTPDRIAHMRGPFTEEFGGEVNSIFHSLKNELFDKLDSEIGKKTTIIVSADHGHAQISRENVFDLAKNRELSDMLARPPTGDSRAFFMSAKTGCSDAIIDYFGRYLENSFSVFRSKDFLDMGILGDGTPSAETVDRIGDIVAVARNNAAFENSFLSTIQKSNGTWLEGRHGGLSENEMLVPIIASRLNSP